In Acomys russatus chromosome 9, mAcoRus1.1, whole genome shotgun sequence, the following are encoded in one genomic region:
- the Pfkfb3 gene encoding 6-phosphofructo-2-kinase/fructose-2,6-bisphosphatase 3 isoform X7 has product MPLELTQSRVQKIWVPVDHRPSLPRSCGPKLTNSPTVIVMVGLPARGKTYISKKLTRYLNWIGVPTKVFNVGEYRREAVKQYSSYNFFRPDNEEAMRVRKQCALAALRDVKTYLTKEGGQIAVFDATNTTRERRHMILHFAKENDFKAFFIESVCDDPTVVASNIMEVKISSPDYKDCNSAEAMDDFMKRINCYEASYQPLDPDKYDRDLSLIKVIDVGRRFLVNRVQDHIQSRIVYYLMNIHVQPRTIYLCRHGENEHNLQGRIGGDSGLSSRGKKFASALSKFVEEQNLKDLRVWTSQLKSTIQTAEALKLPYEQWKALNEIDAGVCEELTYEEIRDTYPEEYALREQDKYYYRYPTGESYQDLVQRLEPVIMELERQENVLVICHQAVLRCLLAYFLDKSAEEMPYLKCPLHTVLKLTPVAYGCRVESIYLNVESVSTHRERSEDAKKGPNPLMRRNSVTPLASPEPTKKPRINSFEEHVASTSAALPSCLPPEVPTQLPGQNMKSPWSGTDSSQKH; this is encoded by the exons ATGCCTTTGGAACTGACCCAGAGCCGGGTGCAGAAGATCTGGGTGCCTGTCGATCACCGGCCCTCGTTGCCCAGAT CCTGTGGGCCGAAGCTCACCAACTCCCCAACAGTGATTGTGATGGTGGGCCTCCCAGCCCGGGGCAAGACTTACATCTCCAAGAAGCTAACTCGCTACCTCAACTGGATTGGTGTTCCAACAAAAG TGTTCAATGTGGGAGAGTATCGACGCGAGGCCGTGAAGCAGTACAGCTCTTACAACTTCTTCCGCCCTGACAATGAGGAAGCCATGAGAGTCCGAAA ACAGTGTGCCTTAGCTGCCCTGAGAGACGTCAAGACTTACCTGACAAAAGAAGGAGGACAGATCGCG GTTTTTGATGCCACCAATACTACTAGAGAGAGGAGACACATGATCCTTCATTTTGccaaagaaaatgacttcaag gcgTTTTTCATTGAGTCTGTGTGTGACGATCCTACTGTCGTGGCCTCCAACATCATG GAAGTTAAAATCTCCAGCCCGGATTACAAAGACTGCAACTCCGCAGAAGCCATGGACGACTTCATGAAGAGAATCAACTGCTATGAGGCCAGCTACCAGCCTCTTGACCCTGATAAATATGACAG GGACTTATCACTCATCAAAGTGATTGACGTTGGCCGGAGGTTCCTGGTGAACAGGGTGCAGGACCACATCCAGAGCCGCATTGTGTACTACCTGATGAATATCCACGTGCAGCCCCGGACCATCTACCTGTGTCGGCACGGCGAGAACGAACACAACCTGCAAGGCAGGATCGGAGGCGACTCGGGCCTGTCCAGCAGAGGCAAGAag TTCGCCAGTGCCCTGAGCAAGTTCGTGGAGGAACAGAATCTGAAGGACCTCCGTGTGTGGACAAGCCAGCTGAAGAGCACCATCCAGACGGCGGAGGCCCTCAAGCTCCCATACGAGCAGTGGAAGGCGCTCAATGAGATTGACGCC GGCGTGTGTGAAGAACTAACCTACGAGGAGATCAGAGACACCTACCCCGAGGAGTACGCGCTTCGCGAGCAGGACAAATACTACTACCGCTATCCCACGGGCGAG TCCTACCAGGACCTTGTCCAACGCCTAGAGCCCGTGATCATGGAGCTGGAGCGCCAGGAGAATGTGTTGGTCATCTGTCACCAGGCTGTCCTGCGCTGCCTGCTAGCCTACTTCCTTGACAAGAGTGCAG AGGAGATGCCATACCTGAAATGTCCCCTCCACACCGTCCTGAAACTGACACCTGTGGCGTATG GGTGCCGTGTGGAGTCCATCTATTTGAACGTGGAATCAGTGAGCACACACCGGGAGAGATCAGAG GATGCAAAGAAGGGGCCTAACCCTCTCATGAGACGCAATAGTGTCACCCCACTAGCCAGCCCCGAGCCCACCAAAAAGCCTCGCATCAACAGCTTTGAGGAGCATGTGGCTTCCACTTCTGCTGCCCTGCCAAGCTGCCTGCCCCCGGAAGTGCCCACGCAGCTGCCCGGACAA AACATGAAAAGCCCCTGGAGTGGCACCGACTCTTCCCAGAAGCACTAA
- the Pfkfb3 gene encoding 6-phosphofructo-2-kinase/fructose-2,6-bisphosphatase 3 isoform X2, which produces MPLELTQSRVQKIWVPVDHRPSLPRSCGPKLTNSPTVIVMVGLPARGKTYISKKLTRYLNWIGVPTKVFNVGEYRREAVKQYSSYNFFRPDNEEAMRVRKQCALAALRDVKTYLTKEGGQIAVFDATNTTRERRHMILHFAKENDFKAFFIESVCDDPTVVASNIMEVKISSPDYKDCNSAEAMDDFMKRINCYEASYQPLDPDKYDRDLSLIKVIDVGRRFLVNRVQDHIQSRIVYYLMNIHVQPRTIYLCRHGENEHNLQGRIGGDSGLSSRGKKFASALSKFVEEQNLKDLRVWTSQLKSTIQTAEALKLPYEQWKALNEIDAGVCEELTYEEIRDTYPEEYALREQDKYYYRYPTGESYQDLVQRLEPVIMELERQENVLVICHQAVLRCLLAYFLDKSAEEMPYLKCPLHTVLKLTPVAYGCRVESIYLNVESVSTHRERSEAVKIQHFASVVRPSSYTELEFLSVESAKQDAKKGPNPLMRRNSVTPLASPEPTKKPRINSFEEHVASTSAALPSCLPPEVPTQLPGQNMKSPWSGTDSSQKH; this is translated from the exons ATGCCTTTGGAACTGACCCAGAGCCGGGTGCAGAAGATCTGGGTGCCTGTCGATCACCGGCCCTCGTTGCCCAGAT CCTGTGGGCCGAAGCTCACCAACTCCCCAACAGTGATTGTGATGGTGGGCCTCCCAGCCCGGGGCAAGACTTACATCTCCAAGAAGCTAACTCGCTACCTCAACTGGATTGGTGTTCCAACAAAAG TGTTCAATGTGGGAGAGTATCGACGCGAGGCCGTGAAGCAGTACAGCTCTTACAACTTCTTCCGCCCTGACAATGAGGAAGCCATGAGAGTCCGAAA ACAGTGTGCCTTAGCTGCCCTGAGAGACGTCAAGACTTACCTGACAAAAGAAGGAGGACAGATCGCG GTTTTTGATGCCACCAATACTACTAGAGAGAGGAGACACATGATCCTTCATTTTGccaaagaaaatgacttcaag gcgTTTTTCATTGAGTCTGTGTGTGACGATCCTACTGTCGTGGCCTCCAACATCATG GAAGTTAAAATCTCCAGCCCGGATTACAAAGACTGCAACTCCGCAGAAGCCATGGACGACTTCATGAAGAGAATCAACTGCTATGAGGCCAGCTACCAGCCTCTTGACCCTGATAAATATGACAG GGACTTATCACTCATCAAAGTGATTGACGTTGGCCGGAGGTTCCTGGTGAACAGGGTGCAGGACCACATCCAGAGCCGCATTGTGTACTACCTGATGAATATCCACGTGCAGCCCCGGACCATCTACCTGTGTCGGCACGGCGAGAACGAACACAACCTGCAAGGCAGGATCGGAGGCGACTCGGGCCTGTCCAGCAGAGGCAAGAag TTCGCCAGTGCCCTGAGCAAGTTCGTGGAGGAACAGAATCTGAAGGACCTCCGTGTGTGGACAAGCCAGCTGAAGAGCACCATCCAGACGGCGGAGGCCCTCAAGCTCCCATACGAGCAGTGGAAGGCGCTCAATGAGATTGACGCC GGCGTGTGTGAAGAACTAACCTACGAGGAGATCAGAGACACCTACCCCGAGGAGTACGCGCTTCGCGAGCAGGACAAATACTACTACCGCTATCCCACGGGCGAG TCCTACCAGGACCTTGTCCAACGCCTAGAGCCCGTGATCATGGAGCTGGAGCGCCAGGAGAATGTGTTGGTCATCTGTCACCAGGCTGTCCTGCGCTGCCTGCTAGCCTACTTCCTTGACAAGAGTGCAG AGGAGATGCCATACCTGAAATGTCCCCTCCACACCGTCCTGAAACTGACACCTGTGGCGTATG GGTGCCGTGTGGAGTCCATCTATTTGAACGTGGAATCAGTGAGCACACACCGGGAGAGATCAGAG GCTGTCAAAATACAACACTTTGCCAGTGTAGTCAGACCTTCCTCTTACACCGAACTTGAGTTTCTGTCTGTGGAGTCCGCAAAACAG GATGCAAAGAAGGGGCCTAACCCTCTCATGAGACGCAATAGTGTCACCCCACTAGCCAGCCCCGAGCCCACCAAAAAGCCTCGCATCAACAGCTTTGAGGAGCATGTGGCTTCCACTTCTGCTGCCCTGCCAAGCTGCCTGCCCCCGGAAGTGCCCACGCAGCTGCCCGGACAA AACATGAAAAGCCCCTGGAGTGGCACCGACTCTTCCCAGAAGCACTAA
- the Pfkfb3 gene encoding 6-phosphofructo-2-kinase/fructose-2,6-bisphosphatase 3 isoform X4, with amino-acid sequence MPLELTQSRVQKIWVPVDHRPSLPRSCGPKLTNSPTVIVMVGLPARGKTYISKKLTRYLNWIGVPTKVFNVGEYRREAVKQYSSYNFFRPDNEEAMRVRKQCALAALRDVKTYLTKEGGQIAVFDATNTTRERRHMILHFAKENDFKAFFIESVCDDPTVVASNIMEVKISSPDYKDCNSAEAMDDFMKRINCYEASYQPLDPDKYDRDLSLIKVIDVGRRFLVNRVQDHIQSRIVYYLMNIHVQPRTIYLCRHGENEHNLQGRIGGDSGLSSRGKKFASALSKFVEEQNLKDLRVWTSQLKSTIQTAEALKLPYEQWKALNEIDAGVCEELTYEEIRDTYPEEYALREQDKYYYRYPTGESYQDLVQRLEPVIMELERQENVLVICHQAVLRCLLAYFLDKSAEEMPYLKCPLHTVLKLTPVAYGCRVESIYLNVESVSTHRERSEAVKIQHFASVVRPSSYTELEFLSVESAKQDAKKGPNPLMRRNSVTPLASPEPTKKPRINSFEEHVASTSAALPSCLPPEVPTQLPGQPLLGKACLT; translated from the exons ATGCCTTTGGAACTGACCCAGAGCCGGGTGCAGAAGATCTGGGTGCCTGTCGATCACCGGCCCTCGTTGCCCAGAT CCTGTGGGCCGAAGCTCACCAACTCCCCAACAGTGATTGTGATGGTGGGCCTCCCAGCCCGGGGCAAGACTTACATCTCCAAGAAGCTAACTCGCTACCTCAACTGGATTGGTGTTCCAACAAAAG TGTTCAATGTGGGAGAGTATCGACGCGAGGCCGTGAAGCAGTACAGCTCTTACAACTTCTTCCGCCCTGACAATGAGGAAGCCATGAGAGTCCGAAA ACAGTGTGCCTTAGCTGCCCTGAGAGACGTCAAGACTTACCTGACAAAAGAAGGAGGACAGATCGCG GTTTTTGATGCCACCAATACTACTAGAGAGAGGAGACACATGATCCTTCATTTTGccaaagaaaatgacttcaag gcgTTTTTCATTGAGTCTGTGTGTGACGATCCTACTGTCGTGGCCTCCAACATCATG GAAGTTAAAATCTCCAGCCCGGATTACAAAGACTGCAACTCCGCAGAAGCCATGGACGACTTCATGAAGAGAATCAACTGCTATGAGGCCAGCTACCAGCCTCTTGACCCTGATAAATATGACAG GGACTTATCACTCATCAAAGTGATTGACGTTGGCCGGAGGTTCCTGGTGAACAGGGTGCAGGACCACATCCAGAGCCGCATTGTGTACTACCTGATGAATATCCACGTGCAGCCCCGGACCATCTACCTGTGTCGGCACGGCGAGAACGAACACAACCTGCAAGGCAGGATCGGAGGCGACTCGGGCCTGTCCAGCAGAGGCAAGAag TTCGCCAGTGCCCTGAGCAAGTTCGTGGAGGAACAGAATCTGAAGGACCTCCGTGTGTGGACAAGCCAGCTGAAGAGCACCATCCAGACGGCGGAGGCCCTCAAGCTCCCATACGAGCAGTGGAAGGCGCTCAATGAGATTGACGCC GGCGTGTGTGAAGAACTAACCTACGAGGAGATCAGAGACACCTACCCCGAGGAGTACGCGCTTCGCGAGCAGGACAAATACTACTACCGCTATCCCACGGGCGAG TCCTACCAGGACCTTGTCCAACGCCTAGAGCCCGTGATCATGGAGCTGGAGCGCCAGGAGAATGTGTTGGTCATCTGTCACCAGGCTGTCCTGCGCTGCCTGCTAGCCTACTTCCTTGACAAGAGTGCAG AGGAGATGCCATACCTGAAATGTCCCCTCCACACCGTCCTGAAACTGACACCTGTGGCGTATG GGTGCCGTGTGGAGTCCATCTATTTGAACGTGGAATCAGTGAGCACACACCGGGAGAGATCAGAG GCTGTCAAAATACAACACTTTGCCAGTGTAGTCAGACCTTCCTCTTACACCGAACTTGAGTTTCTGTCTGTGGAGTCCGCAAAACAG GATGCAAAGAAGGGGCCTAACCCTCTCATGAGACGCAATAGTGTCACCCCACTAGCCAGCCCCGAGCCCACCAAAAAGCCTCGCATCAACAGCTTTGAGGAGCATGTGGCTTCCACTTCTGCTGCCCTGCCAAGCTGCCTGCCCCCGGAAGTGCCCACGCAGCTGCCCGGACAA CCTTTGCTAGGGAAAGCCTGTCT AACATGA
- the Pfkfb3 gene encoding 6-phosphofructo-2-kinase/fructose-2,6-bisphosphatase 3 isoform X5, producing MPFRKACGPKLTNSPTVIVMVGLPARGKTYISKKLTRYLNWIGVPTKVFNVGEYRREAVKQYSSYNFFRPDNEEAMRVRKQCALAALRDVKTYLTKEGGQIAVFDATNTTRERRHMILHFAKENDFKAFFIESVCDDPTVVASNIMEVKISSPDYKDCNSAEAMDDFMKRINCYEASYQPLDPDKYDRDLSLIKVIDVGRRFLVNRVQDHIQSRIVYYLMNIHVQPRTIYLCRHGENEHNLQGRIGGDSGLSSRGKKFASALSKFVEEQNLKDLRVWTSQLKSTIQTAEALKLPYEQWKALNEIDAGVCEELTYEEIRDTYPEEYALREQDKYYYRYPTGESYQDLVQRLEPVIMELERQENVLVICHQAVLRCLLAYFLDKSAEEMPYLKCPLHTVLKLTPVAYGCRVESIYLNVESVSTHRERSEAVKIQHFASVVRPSSYTELEFLSVESAKQDAKKGPNPLMRRNSVTPLASPEPTKKPRINSFEEHVASTSAALPSCLPPEVPTQLPGQPLLGKACLRTVCHIFSKFSPY from the exons CCTGTGGGCCGAAGCTCACCAACTCCCCAACAGTGATTGTGATGGTGGGCCTCCCAGCCCGGGGCAAGACTTACATCTCCAAGAAGCTAACTCGCTACCTCAACTGGATTGGTGTTCCAACAAAAG TGTTCAATGTGGGAGAGTATCGACGCGAGGCCGTGAAGCAGTACAGCTCTTACAACTTCTTCCGCCCTGACAATGAGGAAGCCATGAGAGTCCGAAA ACAGTGTGCCTTAGCTGCCCTGAGAGACGTCAAGACTTACCTGACAAAAGAAGGAGGACAGATCGCG GTTTTTGATGCCACCAATACTACTAGAGAGAGGAGACACATGATCCTTCATTTTGccaaagaaaatgacttcaag gcgTTTTTCATTGAGTCTGTGTGTGACGATCCTACTGTCGTGGCCTCCAACATCATG GAAGTTAAAATCTCCAGCCCGGATTACAAAGACTGCAACTCCGCAGAAGCCATGGACGACTTCATGAAGAGAATCAACTGCTATGAGGCCAGCTACCAGCCTCTTGACCCTGATAAATATGACAG GGACTTATCACTCATCAAAGTGATTGACGTTGGCCGGAGGTTCCTGGTGAACAGGGTGCAGGACCACATCCAGAGCCGCATTGTGTACTACCTGATGAATATCCACGTGCAGCCCCGGACCATCTACCTGTGTCGGCACGGCGAGAACGAACACAACCTGCAAGGCAGGATCGGAGGCGACTCGGGCCTGTCCAGCAGAGGCAAGAag TTCGCCAGTGCCCTGAGCAAGTTCGTGGAGGAACAGAATCTGAAGGACCTCCGTGTGTGGACAAGCCAGCTGAAGAGCACCATCCAGACGGCGGAGGCCCTCAAGCTCCCATACGAGCAGTGGAAGGCGCTCAATGAGATTGACGCC GGCGTGTGTGAAGAACTAACCTACGAGGAGATCAGAGACACCTACCCCGAGGAGTACGCGCTTCGCGAGCAGGACAAATACTACTACCGCTATCCCACGGGCGAG TCCTACCAGGACCTTGTCCAACGCCTAGAGCCCGTGATCATGGAGCTGGAGCGCCAGGAGAATGTGTTGGTCATCTGTCACCAGGCTGTCCTGCGCTGCCTGCTAGCCTACTTCCTTGACAAGAGTGCAG AGGAGATGCCATACCTGAAATGTCCCCTCCACACCGTCCTGAAACTGACACCTGTGGCGTATG GGTGCCGTGTGGAGTCCATCTATTTGAACGTGGAATCAGTGAGCACACACCGGGAGAGATCAGAG GCTGTCAAAATACAACACTTTGCCAGTGTAGTCAGACCTTCCTCTTACACCGAACTTGAGTTTCTGTCTGTGGAGTCCGCAAAACAG GATGCAAAGAAGGGGCCTAACCCTCTCATGAGACGCAATAGTGTCACCCCACTAGCCAGCCCCGAGCCCACCAAAAAGCCTCGCATCAACAGCTTTGAGGAGCATGTGGCTTCCACTTCTGCTGCCCTGCCAAGCTGCCTGCCCCCGGAAGTGCCCACGCAGCTGCCCGGACAA CCTTTGCTAGGGAAAGCCTGTCT ACGAACTGTCTGTCACATTTTTTCAAAGTTTTCTCCATACTAA
- the Pfkfb3 gene encoding 6-phosphofructo-2-kinase/fructose-2,6-bisphosphatase 3 isoform X1, which yields MPLELTQSRVQKIWVPVDHRPSLPRSCGPKLTNSPTVIVMVGLPARGKTYISKKLTRYLNWIGVPTKVFNVGEYRREAVKQYSSYNFFRPDNEEAMRVRKQCALAALRDVKTYLTKEGGQIAVFDATNTTRERRHMILHFAKENDFKAFFIESVCDDPTVVASNIMEVKISSPDYKDCNSAEAMDDFMKRINCYEASYQPLDPDKYDRDLSLIKVIDVGRRFLVNRVQDHIQSRIVYYLMNIHVQPRTIYLCRHGENEHNLQGRIGGDSGLSSRGKKFASALSKFVEEQNLKDLRVWTSQLKSTIQTAEALKLPYEQWKALNEIDAGVCEELTYEEIRDTYPEEYALREQDKYYYRYPTGESYQDLVQRLEPVIMELERQENVLVICHQAVLRCLLAYFLDKSAEEMPYLKCPLHTVLKLTPVAYGCRVESIYLNVESVSTHRERSEAVKIQHFASVVRPSSYTELEFLSVESAKQDAKKGPNPLMRRNSVTPLASPEPTKKPRINSFEEHVASTSAALPSCLPPEVPTQLPGQPLLGKACLRTVCHIFSKFSPY from the exons ATGCCTTTGGAACTGACCCAGAGCCGGGTGCAGAAGATCTGGGTGCCTGTCGATCACCGGCCCTCGTTGCCCAGAT CCTGTGGGCCGAAGCTCACCAACTCCCCAACAGTGATTGTGATGGTGGGCCTCCCAGCCCGGGGCAAGACTTACATCTCCAAGAAGCTAACTCGCTACCTCAACTGGATTGGTGTTCCAACAAAAG TGTTCAATGTGGGAGAGTATCGACGCGAGGCCGTGAAGCAGTACAGCTCTTACAACTTCTTCCGCCCTGACAATGAGGAAGCCATGAGAGTCCGAAA ACAGTGTGCCTTAGCTGCCCTGAGAGACGTCAAGACTTACCTGACAAAAGAAGGAGGACAGATCGCG GTTTTTGATGCCACCAATACTACTAGAGAGAGGAGACACATGATCCTTCATTTTGccaaagaaaatgacttcaag gcgTTTTTCATTGAGTCTGTGTGTGACGATCCTACTGTCGTGGCCTCCAACATCATG GAAGTTAAAATCTCCAGCCCGGATTACAAAGACTGCAACTCCGCAGAAGCCATGGACGACTTCATGAAGAGAATCAACTGCTATGAGGCCAGCTACCAGCCTCTTGACCCTGATAAATATGACAG GGACTTATCACTCATCAAAGTGATTGACGTTGGCCGGAGGTTCCTGGTGAACAGGGTGCAGGACCACATCCAGAGCCGCATTGTGTACTACCTGATGAATATCCACGTGCAGCCCCGGACCATCTACCTGTGTCGGCACGGCGAGAACGAACACAACCTGCAAGGCAGGATCGGAGGCGACTCGGGCCTGTCCAGCAGAGGCAAGAag TTCGCCAGTGCCCTGAGCAAGTTCGTGGAGGAACAGAATCTGAAGGACCTCCGTGTGTGGACAAGCCAGCTGAAGAGCACCATCCAGACGGCGGAGGCCCTCAAGCTCCCATACGAGCAGTGGAAGGCGCTCAATGAGATTGACGCC GGCGTGTGTGAAGAACTAACCTACGAGGAGATCAGAGACACCTACCCCGAGGAGTACGCGCTTCGCGAGCAGGACAAATACTACTACCGCTATCCCACGGGCGAG TCCTACCAGGACCTTGTCCAACGCCTAGAGCCCGTGATCATGGAGCTGGAGCGCCAGGAGAATGTGTTGGTCATCTGTCACCAGGCTGTCCTGCGCTGCCTGCTAGCCTACTTCCTTGACAAGAGTGCAG AGGAGATGCCATACCTGAAATGTCCCCTCCACACCGTCCTGAAACTGACACCTGTGGCGTATG GGTGCCGTGTGGAGTCCATCTATTTGAACGTGGAATCAGTGAGCACACACCGGGAGAGATCAGAG GCTGTCAAAATACAACACTTTGCCAGTGTAGTCAGACCTTCCTCTTACACCGAACTTGAGTTTCTGTCTGTGGAGTCCGCAAAACAG GATGCAAAGAAGGGGCCTAACCCTCTCATGAGACGCAATAGTGTCACCCCACTAGCCAGCCCCGAGCCCACCAAAAAGCCTCGCATCAACAGCTTTGAGGAGCATGTGGCTTCCACTTCTGCTGCCCTGCCAAGCTGCCTGCCCCCGGAAGTGCCCACGCAGCTGCCCGGACAA CCTTTGCTAGGGAAAGCCTGTCT ACGAACTGTCTGTCACATTTTTTCAAAGTTTTCTCCATACTAA
- the Pfkfb3 gene encoding 6-phosphofructo-2-kinase/fructose-2,6-bisphosphatase 3 isoform X6, whose amino-acid sequence MPLELTQSRVQKIWVPVDHRPSLPRSCGPKLTNSPTVIVMVGLPARGKTYISKKLTRYLNWIGVPTKVFNVGEYRREAVKQYSSYNFFRPDNEEAMRVRKQCALAALRDVKTYLTKEGGQIAVFDATNTTRERRHMILHFAKENDFKAFFIESVCDDPTVVASNIMEVKISSPDYKDCNSAEAMDDFMKRINCYEASYQPLDPDKYDRDLSLIKVIDVGRRFLVNRVQDHIQSRIVYYLMNIHVQPRTIYLCRHGENEHNLQGRIGGDSGLSSRGKKFASALSKFVEEQNLKDLRVWTSQLKSTIQTAEALKLPYEQWKALNEIDAGVCEELTYEEIRDTYPEEYALREQDKYYYRYPTGESYQDLVQRLEPVIMELERQENVLVICHQAVLRCLLAYFLDKSAEEMPYLKCPLHTVLKLTPVAYGCRVESIYLNVESVSTHRERSEDAKKGPNPLMRRNSVTPLASPEPTKKPRINSFEEHVASTSAALPSCLPPEVPTQLPGQPLLGKACLRTVCHIFSKFSPY is encoded by the exons ATGCCTTTGGAACTGACCCAGAGCCGGGTGCAGAAGATCTGGGTGCCTGTCGATCACCGGCCCTCGTTGCCCAGAT CCTGTGGGCCGAAGCTCACCAACTCCCCAACAGTGATTGTGATGGTGGGCCTCCCAGCCCGGGGCAAGACTTACATCTCCAAGAAGCTAACTCGCTACCTCAACTGGATTGGTGTTCCAACAAAAG TGTTCAATGTGGGAGAGTATCGACGCGAGGCCGTGAAGCAGTACAGCTCTTACAACTTCTTCCGCCCTGACAATGAGGAAGCCATGAGAGTCCGAAA ACAGTGTGCCTTAGCTGCCCTGAGAGACGTCAAGACTTACCTGACAAAAGAAGGAGGACAGATCGCG GTTTTTGATGCCACCAATACTACTAGAGAGAGGAGACACATGATCCTTCATTTTGccaaagaaaatgacttcaag gcgTTTTTCATTGAGTCTGTGTGTGACGATCCTACTGTCGTGGCCTCCAACATCATG GAAGTTAAAATCTCCAGCCCGGATTACAAAGACTGCAACTCCGCAGAAGCCATGGACGACTTCATGAAGAGAATCAACTGCTATGAGGCCAGCTACCAGCCTCTTGACCCTGATAAATATGACAG GGACTTATCACTCATCAAAGTGATTGACGTTGGCCGGAGGTTCCTGGTGAACAGGGTGCAGGACCACATCCAGAGCCGCATTGTGTACTACCTGATGAATATCCACGTGCAGCCCCGGACCATCTACCTGTGTCGGCACGGCGAGAACGAACACAACCTGCAAGGCAGGATCGGAGGCGACTCGGGCCTGTCCAGCAGAGGCAAGAag TTCGCCAGTGCCCTGAGCAAGTTCGTGGAGGAACAGAATCTGAAGGACCTCCGTGTGTGGACAAGCCAGCTGAAGAGCACCATCCAGACGGCGGAGGCCCTCAAGCTCCCATACGAGCAGTGGAAGGCGCTCAATGAGATTGACGCC GGCGTGTGTGAAGAACTAACCTACGAGGAGATCAGAGACACCTACCCCGAGGAGTACGCGCTTCGCGAGCAGGACAAATACTACTACCGCTATCCCACGGGCGAG TCCTACCAGGACCTTGTCCAACGCCTAGAGCCCGTGATCATGGAGCTGGAGCGCCAGGAGAATGTGTTGGTCATCTGTCACCAGGCTGTCCTGCGCTGCCTGCTAGCCTACTTCCTTGACAAGAGTGCAG AGGAGATGCCATACCTGAAATGTCCCCTCCACACCGTCCTGAAACTGACACCTGTGGCGTATG GGTGCCGTGTGGAGTCCATCTATTTGAACGTGGAATCAGTGAGCACACACCGGGAGAGATCAGAG GATGCAAAGAAGGGGCCTAACCCTCTCATGAGACGCAATAGTGTCACCCCACTAGCCAGCCCCGAGCCCACCAAAAAGCCTCGCATCAACAGCTTTGAGGAGCATGTGGCTTCCACTTCTGCTGCCCTGCCAAGCTGCCTGCCCCCGGAAGTGCCCACGCAGCTGCCCGGACAA CCTTTGCTAGGGAAAGCCTGTCT ACGAACTGTCTGTCACATTTTTTCAAAGTTTTCTCCATACTAA